Genomic DNA from Sporosarcina sp. ANT_H38:
GAAACTGAAAAGATACAACTTGAGGGCTTTACTTTCCACAAGCTTCTTATCTGGCATGAAACTAATATACATTGTCGCAAAGTCCGGTTGCCCCGTCATCGGACAAAGTGATGTGAACTCCGGACAGTTGAATTTCACAAAGTAATCGCGATCCACATGCATATTGTCGACAGCCTCTAAAACGTCGGGGTTGTACTCGTACAAGTATTTCGTGTTTTGGTTGCCGAGCAAAGTTAAGTCGGTTAATGTTGCTTCATCTCTTCCAGCCAATTAAAAAAACCTCCCGTGTAATTTGTCAGGGAGGTCCATAGGCGGCGGAAAAAATGGCCATATTGATTGAATATGGCTAAATTCCGTCATCC
This window encodes:
- the queF gene encoding preQ(1) synthase → MAGRDEATLTDLTLLGNQNTKYLYEYNPDVLEAVDNMHVDRDYFVKFNCPEFTSLCPMTGQPDFATMYISFMPDKKLVESKALKLYLFSFRNHGDFHEDCVNIIMNDLIKLIEPRYIEVWGKFTPRGGLSIDPYCNYGKPATKYEQMAEHRMMNHDMYPEKIDNR